In Maridesulfovibrio sp., a single genomic region encodes these proteins:
- a CDS encoding glycosyltransferase family 4 protein — METQRIWGTLDPFYETGPILGRKVANIGFLSGLLNANPFDEYHFFLSGGGIRKGLQDFLERNFPALENSGRVKIMDRRDLPAAIGSTEYFCFHQSDCIVYPPHLARLRNMYAANIFPVTGTTHSLSYANYGSCFLNYLWKGTTERDCIVATSGPGAKVVENYLAHLREGYGLDEKEFPSPQIRKIPLGINPGPFTPPETAEKKLAAEELGLGGDRVNILVFGRIAHYSKMDLIPLLRAMQKLFAAGTDRDKVRLVLAGWIDDDDDFPGTLTQLAKNMGLELVIIARPSDKIKLSLYRAADIFVSISDNPQETFGLTILEAGAMGLPVVASEYDGYRDLIVDGKTGFLIETIGTPATADLDPMAQLCFDNQYHLIMAQQTAILTPKLAAALQELISNPALREDMGRAGAERVHSMFTWKQVILQHVKLWEELNTAPVDRESLRKLLHPAQVRFGETFAHYTTSTLGPDTSVVTGMTGRAIYHGREFPLIYRGLERILEQEIIRKMAFFARKPIRAKDLEGKIRTLAPNLSDDEIRFHILWSIKHDILEKAC; from the coding sequence ATGGAAACTCAAAGAATATGGGGAACTTTGGACCCCTTTTACGAGACCGGGCCCATTCTCGGCCGCAAAGTGGCCAACATAGGATTTCTTAGTGGATTGCTTAACGCAAACCCCTTTGATGAGTACCACTTTTTCCTTTCCGGAGGAGGAATACGCAAAGGTCTTCAGGATTTTCTGGAGCGCAATTTTCCCGCTCTGGAAAACTCGGGAAGAGTCAAAATAATGGACCGCCGGGACCTGCCTGCCGCAATCGGCAGCACAGAATATTTCTGTTTCCACCAGTCCGACTGCATTGTCTACCCGCCCCACCTTGCAAGACTCAGGAACATGTACGCGGCAAACATATTTCCCGTTACCGGAACCACGCACTCCCTCAGCTACGCCAATTACGGGTCCTGCTTCCTTAATTATTTATGGAAGGGAACCACGGAACGGGACTGCATAGTTGCCACTTCAGGCCCCGGAGCAAAGGTTGTTGAAAATTACCTTGCCCACCTGCGGGAAGGTTACGGGCTTGATGAAAAGGAATTTCCCTCGCCGCAGATAAGGAAGATTCCGCTGGGTATAAATCCGGGACCGTTCACTCCCCCGGAGACAGCGGAAAAGAAACTTGCCGCAGAGGAACTGGGACTCGGCGGAGACAGGGTCAACATTCTGGTTTTCGGCCGCATAGCCCACTACTCCAAGATGGACCTGATCCCCCTGTTGCGGGCCATGCAGAAACTTTTTGCCGCAGGAACGGACCGCGACAAGGTCCGGCTGGTTCTGGCCGGCTGGATTGACGATGATGACGACTTCCCCGGCACACTGACCCAGCTCGCAAAAAACATGGGGCTGGAACTGGTCATAATCGCCAGACCTTCTGACAAGATCAAACTGTCCCTTTACCGGGCGGCGGATATATTTGTTTCCATCTCCGACAATCCGCAGGAGACTTTCGGCCTGACCATACTTGAAGCCGGAGCCATGGGCCTGCCGGTTGTCGCCTCCGAATATGACGGTTACCGGGACCTCATTGTTGACGGGAAAACCGGTTTCCTGATCGAGACAATCGGCACCCCTGCCACTGCGGACCTCGACCCCATGGCGCAGCTATGCTTCGACAACCAGTATCATCTGATTATGGCTCAGCAGACGGCAATTCTGACCCCCAAACTGGCCGCAGCCCTGCAGGAACTCATTTCCAACCCGGCACTAAGGGAGGATATGGGCCGCGCCGGTGCAGAAAGAGTACACAGCATGTTTACCTGGAAACAGGTCATACTGCAGCACGTAAAATTGTGGGAGGAACTGAATACCGCTCCGGTGGACAGGGAATCGCTGCGTAAGCTGCTGCACCCGGCACAGGTGCGGTTCGGGGAAACCTTTGCCCACTATACCACGTCCACCCTTGGTCCGGACACAAGCGTCGTCACGGGCATGACGGGCCGGGCAATATACCACGGCAGGGAGTTCCCTCTTATCTACCGCGGACTGGAACGAATTCTGGAACAGGAAATCATCCGCAAGATGGCATTCTTTGCCCGCAAGCCGATCCGCGCCAAGGATCTGGAAGGCAAAATCAGAACCCTGGCTCCGAACCTCTCCGACGATGAAATCCGCTTCCACATCCTGTGGAGCATCAAGCACGACATTCTGGAAAAGGCATGCTGA
- a CDS encoding glycosyltransferase: MLKGLIVQHTALAKSGGAARIAQLIHEGLRDRDIPALYSFEASENPEDPLLGPAEAASRIPEHSIVHLHSSADPAEFIKALPQSCRIIITLHDTKMITGGCINPLDCPRFDQQCRNPCPRNYPDSENVRRRNIAAITESGAELVSPSKWLASIVRKAHAGLKARIIPNGIPWPEQPGNKKAARESIGLHPASKSVLFVAHGGKEAVYKSGPQWETFWTMIKKNVPDAIAFAVGGKTNSREGDFISIPYVDRTVLNRLMLAADVLAYPTLADNHPLVVLEAMANGLPAVSYEVGGVPEQITTGSNGILVPPGNKELFAGTVCELLLNRHLATGLGMNGFYSGKKRFSSERMLNDYVKLYEKQT, encoded by the coding sequence ATGCTGAAAGGACTGATAGTCCAGCACACCGCCCTGGCAAAAAGCGGAGGAGCAGCCAGGATAGCACAACTGATCCATGAAGGATTAAGGGACCGGGACATTCCCGCCCTGTACAGTTTCGAAGCATCGGAGAATCCGGAAGATCCCCTGCTCGGTCCGGCCGAAGCAGCATCAAGAATACCGGAGCATTCAATCGTCCACCTGCATTCTTCGGCAGACCCTGCGGAATTCATAAAAGCCCTGCCGCAATCGTGCCGAATAATAATCACTCTGCACGACACAAAAATGATCACCGGAGGATGCATTAACCCGCTGGACTGCCCCCGCTTTGATCAGCAATGCCGAAACCCGTGTCCCAGAAACTATCCGGACTCCGAAAACGTACGGCGCAGAAACATCGCCGCAATAACAGAAAGCGGCGCAGAACTTGTTTCCCCTTCAAAATGGCTGGCATCAATCGTGCGTAAAGCTCATGCAGGGCTCAAAGCCAGAATTATTCCCAACGGCATTCCATGGCCGGAGCAGCCCGGCAACAAAAAGGCCGCCCGTGAATCAATCGGCCTGCATCCGGCATCCAAATCCGTTCTTTTCGTTGCCCACGGAGGAAAGGAAGCAGTCTACAAGTCCGGCCCGCAATGGGAAACATTCTGGACCATGATCAAGAAGAACGTTCCCGATGCAATCGCTTTCGCAGTCGGCGGAAAAACAAACAGCAGAGAAGGTGACTTCATCAGCATTCCCTATGTGGACCGCACTGTTCTGAACAGGTTAATGCTGGCCGCGGATGTTCTGGCCTACCCTACTCTGGCGGATAATCACCCGCTGGTGGTGCTTGAAGCCATGGCCAACGGCCTTCCTGCTGTGAGCTATGAAGTCGGCGGAGTCCCGGAGCAGATAACAACCGGCAGTAATGGCATTCTTGTGCCTCCCGGAAATAAAGAACTGTTTGCCGGGACTGTCTGTGAACTTCTTTTAAACCGTCATCTGGCAACCGGTTTGGGAATGAACGGATTTTATTCCGGAAAAAAAAGGTTCAGCAGCGAAAGGATGCTGAATGACTACGTCAAACTTTACGAAAAACAGACCTGA
- a CDS encoding chemotaxis protein, translating into MAQTNILLESGTNELEIVEFYIDEMDTVHGESSRRSFYGINVAKVVEIIRLPELTDMPDAANDAVLGAFDLRSEIIPLIDLSRRVGKSRIENEAPKVIVTEFNKISTAFLVSGVTRIHRISWEQVEAPSKQVSSLTANSITGVVKLEGRIVFLLDLEKIVADLNPGMDITDVPEADLINKIEKRQLKALIADDSTMIRRMIGQMLEDAGFRVTRTHNGKAAWDKLTEWRTRAANEGKTIDDFVDIVVTDIEMPVMDGHNLTKRIKDDPELRHLPVLLCSSIITDTLYHKGESVGADDQISKAEINQLAERVFKLIESTQHQE; encoded by the coding sequence ATGGCCCAAACCAATATTCTTCTTGAATCCGGAACAAATGAACTTGAAATAGTTGAATTTTATATTGATGAAATGGACACTGTCCACGGAGAATCCAGCCGCAGAAGTTTCTACGGTATCAACGTGGCCAAGGTTGTTGAAATTATCAGACTTCCGGAACTTACAGACATGCCCGATGCGGCAAACGATGCTGTCCTCGGAGCTTTCGACCTCAGATCCGAGATTATCCCTTTGATCGACCTCAGCCGCAGAGTCGGAAAAAGCCGGATTGAAAACGAAGCCCCTAAGGTTATCGTAACTGAATTCAATAAGATATCTACCGCCTTCCTGGTTTCGGGTGTCACCAGAATCCACCGCATCAGTTGGGAACAGGTGGAAGCGCCCAGCAAGCAGGTTTCATCGCTCACGGCCAACTCTATTACCGGTGTGGTAAAGCTTGAAGGACGCATTGTCTTTCTGCTGGACCTTGAAAAGATTGTCGCAGACCTCAATCCGGGCATGGATATTACAGACGTACCGGAAGCAGATCTCATCAATAAAATTGAAAAAAGACAACTCAAGGCTCTTATAGCCGATGACTCCACCATGATCCGCCGGATGATCGGGCAGATGCTTGAAGACGCCGGATTCCGGGTTACAAGGACTCACAACGGCAAGGCCGCCTGGGACAAACTGACTGAATGGCGGACAAGGGCAGCCAACGAAGGCAAGACCATCGACGACTTCGTGGACATCGTGGTTACCGATATTGAAATGCCGGTCATGGACGGACACAACCTGACCAAACGCATCAAGGATGATCCGGAATTGCGCCATCTTCCGGTCCTGCTCTGTTCCTCCATTATTACCGACACCCTTTATCACAAAGGAGAATCGGTCGGAGCGGACGATCAGATTTCCAAGGCTGAAATCAACCAGCTCGCGGAGCGCGTGTTCAAACTGATCGAATCTACGCAACATCAGGAATAA
- a CDS encoding ATP-binding protein, with amino-acid sequence MTNNASFSIKTKLFAAVCLSAALCVSLPLGFAYYILKADLAADTRMMAQEKLELARRIYFKSDSEKPALRIAEVSRLLGREMAYVSQGGQITSPSARSEEPWHADSSELRQAKADGLGFEIRENPGYDHRTLYAAIRLGDVQGRDSGFLVMKESLAGLGERMGTIRKVFFWALPIVALVCYAVIRFVTLHLSTSVESMVRTAEAVGQGNYKRRIRNFPDKEFIPLAEAINWMAERIDEHVGIITSQKNKLQAVLNGMWDGVMVMDGNCRIQSVNRALQEIFPGVQNGIGRNPLEVIPCPDLQDSCRELTDPEGPDARTVQLKLQDGRVYDINIVRSPHTVEPGQGPGAIAVFHDISKIKRLETVRRDFVANVSHELRTPLTSIKGYAETLLSSPPPPGSIRNSFLGTIEKNANHMCKIVDDLLNLSRLEGGRDISKFIYTDPAETLKNAWQACSALAEQRNVQMVTDLEPEHFTVHADPDQLMQLFRNLLENAIKYGPEDKPVAVEHAVEGEMLKVIVRDEGLGIPAADQPRIFERFYSVEKFRRNEFGSTGLGLAISRHIVSNHGGTISVQSPPEGIQKGTAFIFTIPLVEDSGDLSV; translated from the coding sequence ATGACTAACAACGCAAGTTTTTCCATAAAAACAAAGCTCTTTGCCGCAGTGTGTCTTAGTGCCGCCCTGTGCGTGAGTCTCCCGCTAGGATTTGCATACTATATCCTCAAAGCCGACCTTGCCGCCGATACCAGAATGATGGCCCAGGAAAAGCTTGAACTGGCAAGGCGCATCTACTTTAAATCTGATTCGGAAAAACCTGCGTTGAGGATAGCCGAGGTATCCAGACTGTTAGGCAGGGAAATGGCTTATGTTTCTCAGGGCGGACAAATCACATCACCATCGGCCCGGTCCGAGGAACCGTGGCATGCGGACAGTTCCGAATTACGCCAGGCAAAGGCCGACGGGCTGGGGTTCGAGATACGCGAAAATCCGGGCTATGATCATAGAACCCTTTACGCCGCCATCAGGCTTGGAGACGTTCAGGGGCGTGATTCCGGTTTTCTGGTCATGAAGGAATCCCTAGCCGGGCTGGGGGAAAGAATGGGCACGATCCGCAAGGTGTTTTTCTGGGCCCTGCCCATCGTGGCTCTGGTCTGCTACGCAGTTATCCGCTTTGTAACCCTGCACCTGAGCACTTCTGTGGAGTCCATGGTCAGAACGGCCGAGGCTGTGGGGCAGGGTAATTACAAACGCCGCATCAGAAATTTCCCGGACAAGGAATTCATCCCTCTCGCCGAAGCCATCAACTGGATGGCTGAACGCATTGATGAACACGTGGGCATCATTACCAGCCAGAAAAACAAACTTCAGGCCGTGCTGAACGGCATGTGGGACGGGGTAATGGTTATGGACGGCAACTGCCGCATCCAAAGCGTCAACAGGGCGCTGCAGGAGATTTTTCCCGGCGTACAGAACGGTATCGGCCGCAATCCCCTTGAGGTGATACCCTGCCCCGATCTGCAGGACTCCTGCCGGGAACTTACTGATCCTGAAGGGCCTGATGCCCGGACGGTGCAGCTGAAATTACAGGACGGGCGAGTCTATGACATCAACATAGTCCGCTCACCGCACACGGTCGAACCGGGGCAGGGTCCCGGAGCCATTGCCGTGTTTCACGACATCAGCAAAATCAAACGGCTGGAAACCGTCCGCCGGGACTTCGTGGCCAATGTCTCCCACGAACTGCGCACACCGCTGACCTCCATCAAGGGATACGCGGAAACCCTGCTATCCTCCCCGCCCCCGCCGGGATCCATCCGCAACAGCTTTCTGGGCACCATTGAAAAAAACGCCAACCATATGTGCAAGATTGTGGATGACCTGCTTAATCTCTCGCGCCTTGAGGGAGGACGGGACATCAGCAAATTCATCTATACGGACCCGGCCGAAACGCTGAAAAACGCATGGCAGGCCTGCTCCGCACTTGCGGAACAAAGAAACGTCCAGATGGTAACGGACCTTGAACCGGAACATTTCACCGTCCATGCGGACCCGGATCAGCTCATGCAGCTTTTCCGCAACCTGCTTGAAAACGCAATCAAGTACGGACCGGAAGATAAACCCGTAGCGGTGGAACATGCGGTTGAAGGTGAAATGCTCAAAGTGATTGTGCGGGACGAGGGACTTGGCATTCCTGCCGCAGACCAGCCCCGTATTTTCGAAAGGTTTTACTCCGTGGAAAAATTCCGCCGGAACGAGTTCGGTTCCACCGGGCTGGGACTGGCCATTTCCCGCCACATCGTATCCAACCACGGAGGAACAATCAGTGTGCAGAGTCCGCCGGAAGGTATTCAGAAAGGCACCGCCTTTATCTTCACCATTCCGCTTGTGGAAGACTCCGGGGATTTGTCCGTCTGA
- a CDS encoding alpha/beta hydrolase, producing the protein MRRYFFVLLFLLLLTGCAGNNIPSGEKYLSPLPVKHAQVDDLNFGYRVFGKGEPLLMIMGFAGTMDIWDAEFIRTLAKKHTVIIFDNRGMGSTTAGKQRITIQGMAEDAAGLTEALGYTKVHVLGWSMGGLIAQELALTHPEKVDKLILMGTSCSNTAVADTTRRLMSMDIKELLSHFFPAAWLKLHPEALAELPRPAQKTDPDIISAQAEAMTYWPGTCSKLHELKNNTLIISGTADDILPEKLSMELAEGIEASWLARYRHAGHWLMYQDPEGLARTVNNFLAVDEDMLDQRGRK; encoded by the coding sequence ATGCGCAGATATTTTTTTGTTCTATTGTTTTTACTGCTGCTTACAGGGTGTGCAGGGAACAATATACCAAGTGGAGAAAAATACCTCTCCCCGCTGCCTGTCAAACATGCACAGGTTGATGATCTCAATTTCGGATACAGGGTGTTCGGGAAAGGAGAACCGCTGCTCATGATCATGGGCTTTGCCGGAACCATGGACATATGGGACGCGGAATTCATCCGGACTCTGGCGAAAAAACACACGGTCATCATTTTCGACAACCGGGGCATGGGCAGCACGACCGCAGGAAAGCAGAGGATAACCATACAGGGCATGGCCGAAGATGCGGCAGGACTCACCGAAGCCCTTGGCTATACAAAGGTTCATGTGCTCGGCTGGTCCATGGGCGGACTGATCGCACAGGAACTGGCCCTGACCCACCCCGAAAAGGTCGACAAACTCATCCTGATGGGAACATCCTGCAGCAACACCGCTGTTGCCGATACCACCCGCAGACTGATGTCCATGGACATAAAGGAACTGCTGAGCCATTTCTTCCCCGCAGCTTGGCTCAAACTCCACCCCGAGGCACTCGCCGAACTGCCGCGTCCGGCACAAAAGACTGATCCGGACATAATTTCGGCCCAGGCCGAGGCCATGACCTACTGGCCCGGAACCTGCTCAAAACTTCATGAACTGAAAAACAACACCCTGATCATTTCCGGAACCGCTGACGACATCCTGCCGGAAAAACTGAGCATGGAGCTGGCCGAGGGAATCGAAGCTTCTTGGCTGGCCCGATACCGTCATGCCGGGCACTGGCTCATGTATCAGGACCCCGAGGGTCTGGCCCGTACTGTAAACAATTTTCTGGCTGTCGATGAAGACATGCTCGACCAGCGGGGCAGGAAATGA
- the glf gene encoding UDP-galactopyranose mutase, whose protein sequence is MRYSDFPYVIAGAGITGCTLARCIAEETGKRVLIVDRRNHIGGNCHSRLDPQTGIEVHSYGTHVFHTGEKRVWDFLNRFCEFNSYRHKVVTLYKGRTYHMPVNLQTINSFFGISLKPHEVDEFIRLKSSRENITDPQNLEEKAVSLIGRELYEAFVKGYTLKQWGRDPRELPAEIITRLPFRHGYECDYFTCRYQGLPWNGYADLFEKMLDHELIEVTLETDFFDIRKEIPEESTVFYTGPVDRFFDYRHGELSWRSLRFEYEVKDVSDYQGTAVMNYADIDIPFTRMHEYQHLHPERGNKSGKTVIAREYPEAWQQGDEPYYPVNTAQDRQRLELYRQETSKLENIHFAGRLGCYRYYDMDKAVLAALELCNAVFQGHDNCK, encoded by the coding sequence ATGAGATACTCCGACTTCCCCTACGTAATCGCCGGAGCAGGCATAACCGGATGCACGCTGGCACGATGTATTGCCGAAGAAACCGGGAAACGGGTGCTGATAGTAGACCGGCGCAACCATATCGGGGGCAACTGCCACAGCCGACTGGACCCGCAGACAGGAATTGAGGTGCACAGCTACGGCACACATGTGTTTCATACCGGGGAAAAACGGGTCTGGGATTTCCTTAACCGGTTCTGCGAATTCAACAGCTACCGCCACAAGGTGGTTACCTTGTACAAGGGGCGCACCTACCACATGCCGGTGAACCTGCAGACCATAAACTCGTTTTTCGGAATCAGTCTGAAACCCCATGAGGTGGATGAATTCATTCGCCTGAAAAGTTCCAGGGAAAACATCACCGATCCTCAGAATCTGGAGGAAAAGGCCGTAAGCCTCATCGGACGCGAGTTGTATGAGGCGTTCGTGAAGGGCTATACGCTAAAGCAATGGGGCCGCGACCCCCGTGAGCTCCCGGCGGAAATAATCACCCGCCTGCCCTTCCGCCACGGCTACGAATGCGATTACTTCACCTGCCGATATCAGGGCCTGCCCTGGAACGGATATGCCGACCTGTTTGAAAAAATGCTTGATCACGAACTGATCGAGGTTACTCTTGAGACAGATTTCTTTGATATCAGAAAGGAAATACCGGAAGAAAGCACTGTATTCTATACCGGACCGGTGGACAGGTTCTTTGATTACCGCCACGGGGAGCTATCCTGGAGGTCGCTGCGTTTTGAATACGAGGTGAAAGACGTATCCGACTATCAGGGAACGGCTGTCATGAACTATGCTGATATCGACATCCCCTTTACCAGAATGCACGAATATCAGCACCTGCATCCCGAACGCGGAAACAAAAGCGGCAAAACCGTCATTGCCAGGGAATACCCGGAGGCATGGCAACAGGGGGACGAACCGTATTATCCTGTAAACACAGCTCAGGACCGTCAGCGGCTGGAACTTTACCGGCAGGAAACATCAAAACTTGAAAACATACATTTTGCCGGGAGGCTCGGCTGCTACCGGTATTACGACATGGACAAGGCCGTGCTAGCCGCGCTGGAACTTTGCAATGCCGTTTTTCAGGGCCACGACAACTGCAAATAA
- a CDS encoding TetR/AcrR family transcriptional regulator has product MKRLILDAAKDLFARDGFDNVSVRKIAAKIDYSPAALYRYFKNKEDLILSLRSEGMNKFARMQEHLSEIKDPFERLKEGGRIYLDYAHREPEYYDLLFNRSVPSFCDPDKWIGKPRKNFTDFRETVRECIETGELGNVSVNVAVASLWASVHGLAALVANGRLKGLMPELDIAEELEAILDFITTPLIERIGHKCEENS; this is encoded by the coding sequence ATGAAACGTCTGATCCTGGACGCCGCAAAAGACCTTTTTGCCAGAGACGGATTCGACAACGTGTCCGTCAGAAAGATCGCGGCAAAGATAGACTACAGCCCTGCTGCTCTCTACCGCTATTTCAAGAACAAGGAAGACCTTATTCTCTCGCTTAGATCCGAAGGAATGAATAAATTCGCCCGGATGCAGGAACATCTCTCCGAAATAAAAGACCCGTTCGAACGGCTTAAGGAAGGCGGCCGGATATATCTGGACTACGCCCACAGAGAACCCGAATATTACGACCTGCTGTTCAACCGCAGCGTGCCTTCGTTCTGCGATCCCGACAAATGGATTGGAAAACCGCGCAAGAATTTCACGGATTTCAGGGAAACAGTGCGGGAATGTATTGAAACAGGTGAACTTGGCAATGTATCTGTTAACGTTGCCGTGGCCTCTCTATGGGCATCGGTTCACGGCCTGGCTGCGCTGGTGGCGAACGGCAGACTCAAAGGCCTTATGCCTGAACTGGACATTGCAGAAGAACTGGAAGCCATACTGGACTTCATAACAACCCCGCTGATAGAGCGGATCGGGCATAAGTGTGAAGAAAACAGCTGA
- a CDS encoding efflux RND transporter periplasmic adaptor subunit encodes MKKTAEPTFHIRPPLILLALWMFLCSFYVPESMAGKATVFKCLPASRTVTLTGFTRPRVSMTLVSEESATCTGVYADMGDTIGKDGRFAELDPTFIKLETDQLIAERDRLQADVTYYGKEADRYKKLVKKSTAAQSELDLHIRNLKNAESLLRATQLKISVNREHLRRYTLRAPAGWKVIKRYIEPGEWVTKGEKAAELGNFKTLLVPYALSIAELEKVQSMGGKVKLRLPDIGETVDARLELLSPDFDPETRKVEVDFEITSGKFKFRGGLRTELDLEQPDPGGSVLVPTSAVLKAYDDSFLVRPDGVRVKVLVLGSGKDGKLRVSSKAVKAGQEFLLIP; translated from the coding sequence GTGAAGAAAACAGCTGAACCGACTTTCCACATCCGCCCGCCGCTCATCTTGCTGGCTCTGTGGATGTTCCTGTGCTCATTTTACGTACCTGAAAGTATGGCCGGAAAAGCAACTGTCTTCAAGTGCCTGCCTGCCTCGCGAACGGTTACACTGACCGGGTTCACCCGCCCGCGAGTCAGCATGACCCTGGTCAGCGAGGAGTCGGCAACCTGCACCGGAGTTTACGCGGATATGGGTGACACCATCGGCAAAGACGGACGCTTTGCAGAGCTTGATCCAACATTCATTAAACTGGAAACCGACCAGCTCATAGCCGAGCGTGACCGGCTGCAGGCCGACGTCACCTACTACGGCAAGGAAGCAGACCGCTATAAAAAATTGGTAAAAAAAAGTACTGCCGCGCAGTCTGAACTGGATCTGCATATCCGCAACCTTAAAAATGCGGAATCGCTCCTGCGGGCCACCCAATTGAAAATAAGTGTAAATCGCGAGCACCTTCGCCGGTATACCCTGCGCGCTCCTGCGGGCTGGAAAGTTATAAAACGCTACATTGAGCCCGGAGAATGGGTGACAAAAGGCGAAAAAGCCGCCGAACTGGGCAATTTCAAGACCCTGCTTGTTCCCTACGCGCTCAGCATTGCAGAACTGGAAAAAGTCCAGTCCATGGGCGGCAAGGTAAAATTGAGACTTCCGGACATCGGCGAGACCGTTGACGCAAGACTTGAACTGCTTTCCCCGGATTTTGATCCGGAAACCCGCAAGGTAGAGGTTGATTTTGAAATAACCTCCGGTAAATTCAAATTCCGAGGCGGATTGCGCACGGAGCTTGATCTTGAGCAGCCTGATCCGGGAGGATCTGTTCTGGTGCCGACTTCAGCCGTGCTCAAGGCCTACGACGACAGCTTTCTCGTCCGGCCTGACGGAGTGAGGGTCAAGGTGCTGGTTCTTGGCTCCGGCAAAGACGGAAAGCTCCGGGTTTCATCCAAGGCGGTCAAAGCCGGGCAGGAATTTCTGCTCATCCCCTAA
- the murJ gene encoding murein biosynthesis integral membrane protein MurJ, giving the protein MTAESGRIVRNASVVAGATLLSRILGFARDLIVAFTLGAGLPADAFFVAFRIPNLLRRLFGEGSLTMAFVPVFSRVRQEQGEQAAFEMARSAMAWLLIILGVLTVLAIVFAKPLVLIIAPGFDRNPELMSLTVELVRICFPYVIFICAVALCMGILNSLGHFLAPALAPCMLNIALIGSALAGWLTGNSVALFMAWGVLIGGLMQWLLQQPYLKRAGLSWRGKGGMDNPGVKRMGRLMLPTVLGAAVYQINVALGTLLASFLPVGSVSYLYYADRLVQFPLGVFGIAVGTAALPSLSALCAKGKNKDFSNTLRQTVGLTLFISLPAMAGLISLAGPLIALLFQRGAFDSGAVTATAQALMAYGIGLPFIAMSRPLVSAFYAQEDTRTPVKIAVCCLLVNVGAGYLLMQHMAHVGLALAVSLSSMLNSILLAVVMARRTGEFPLPWADVFKSILLSALIGTGAWFSAGYDILWFALIPVWVAAYGAGALLLRSGDARMLIGALRRRRG; this is encoded by the coding sequence ATGACTGCAGAGTCCGGCAGGATTGTACGCAATGCGTCCGTTGTGGCAGGCGCAACACTGCTTTCAAGAATTCTTGGTTTCGCCAGGGACCTTATTGTTGCGTTCACGTTAGGGGCAGGACTCCCGGCGGATGCCTTTTTTGTTGCTTTCCGTATTCCGAACCTGCTTCGCAGACTTTTCGGTGAAGGCTCGCTGACCATGGCCTTTGTGCCCGTGTTCAGCCGCGTCAGGCAGGAACAAGGGGAGCAGGCCGCTTTTGAAATGGCCCGCTCGGCCATGGCCTGGCTGCTCATCATTCTCGGAGTTCTGACCGTTCTGGCGATTGTTTTTGCAAAACCACTGGTCCTGATCATCGCGCCGGGATTCGACCGCAACCCGGAACTTATGTCCCTGACGGTCGAACTGGTGAGAATCTGCTTTCCCTATGTGATTTTTATCTGCGCAGTGGCCCTGTGCATGGGGATTCTGAACAGTCTCGGACACTTTCTGGCTCCGGCGCTGGCTCCGTGCATGCTGAACATCGCCCTGATAGGTTCAGCCCTGGCCGGATGGCTTACCGGGAACAGCGTGGCTTTGTTCATGGCCTGGGGTGTCCTTATCGGCGGACTCATGCAGTGGCTGCTGCAGCAGCCATACCTCAAGCGGGCGGGTTTGAGCTGGCGAGGCAAGGGCGGAATGGACAATCCGGGGGTAAAGCGCATGGGCAGACTCATGCTGCCCACCGTGCTCGGAGCGGCGGTCTACCAGATCAACGTCGCACTCGGAACCCTGCTGGCCTCGTTTCTGCCCGTGGGCAGCGTTTCCTATCTTTATTATGCGGACCGGCTGGTCCAGTTTCCCCTCGGCGTTTTCGGCATCGCAGTGGGAACTGCGGCCCTGCCCAGTCTCTCCGCCCTGTGCGCAAAGGGAAAGAATAAAGACTTTTCCAATACCCTGAGGCAGACCGTGGGTCTGACCCTGTTTATTTCCCTCCCCGCCATGGCCGGATTGATCTCCCTTGCCGGACCGCTCATCGCCCTTCTTTTCCAGCGTGGGGCCTTTGATTCCGGCGCGGTTACAGCCACGGCACAGGCCCTGATGGCCTACGGCATAGGTCTACCCTTCATTGCCATGTCCAGACCGCTGGTTTCCGCCTTTTACGCTCAGGAGGATACGCGGACCCCGGTCAAAATTGCGGTCTGCTGCCTGCTGGTCAACGTGGGGGCCGGTTATCTGCTTATGCAGCACATGGCCCATGTCGGGCTGGCCCTGGCTGTTTCCCTGTCGTCCATGCTTAACAGCATCCTGCTGGCAGTGGTCATGGCCCGCCGGACCGGTGAATTTCCTCTGCCGTGGGCAGATGTGTTCAAGAGCATACTGCTCAGTGCACTCATAGGAACCGGCGCATGGTTCTCCGCAGGCTATGATATCCTGTGGTTTGCCCTGATTCCCGTCTGGGTAGCAGCCTACGGGGCCGGAGCACTGCTTCTGCGTTCCGGTGATGCACGCATGCTTATCGGGGCACTGCGACGCAGACGCGGGTAA